Below is a window of Nitrospirota bacterium DNA.
TTTAATTTTGAAACAGACTCCGCAATACTTTTCCGAAAACCTTTAATATGTTCTTCATTCATTTGCCAGCCAGTCTGCCAACAGTAAACATATTTATTAAAAAGCAATCCTATATTACTTGCTCCAAGTATCTTTTCTTCATCATTGAAAATCTCTCTCGTTTCAGCAGGCAATGGCAGTTTCATCAATCTCCCCCTTTTGCCAAAGCAGTCGCAAATCTCTTGACCCATGCAAGAAAAGCCAAGGCTTCCTCTGTTGCCATTCTATAGCCCTGAGATTTTTCATGAATCACCCGTTCAATTAAGTCATTTGAAATATCTTCATTTTGAGTCCAGACAACATTGCCAGCAAGCCATTTATTAAGATGATCATAGAGAAGACTATATTCCTTGCTCTTTGATTTAGAGATAATAAATGCAAGTGCCTGCCCTAAACCATTAGTAAGAATCATGACTGGTGCACTTTTAACTAAAGAAGCATAATCATCAATTAGATTGTTAGGAACATCGTTTGCCAACTCCCATGCCATTTTAGCTCTTTCCTGTTCTTTAGAGACTATCATTATGCCACTCCATTCAGGAGATTGACATTCACAATCCCCTTGCCGATAGTTGCATCCCCACCGAATTGGAGACGTTTGGTATCTATTGCCGAAATAAAGGCCATAACTTCATTATCATTCTTCAATCCTTCAGGTCTTTTATCGCTATTACATGCTGGGTCATGCGCCATAACAACTGAGTAAAGCAATGAGTCAGACGAAAGGGCTTCTTCATAGAAGAGTGCGCCTGACTTGACCGTCTTTGTTTCATTATCAATCTGAATCCTTGCCTGCACTTCTGTTGAAAGCTTTACAAAATCCCTGAAGGCGTCCTCCGGCAGAATGAGTAAGTCGGTCTTCACTTTATCACGCCAAAATTGGTATTCGTCGCCTGGTGGAATAGCTTTGGAAGCAATCCATTCAGCAATCTTCTTAACGCTGTCGTCTATATGAAAGTCAAAGGTATATTCCTCAAGCACAACCTTGTCGTTGCTGTCCTTTATCTTGCTGCTCTGAACTCCAAATATCTTGTCATCCCCTGACTCCGCCGGAACAGTCCACTCAACTTTGACGCCAGCCATTTCCAAATCCCTTTTCAGCCTGCTCAACGCAAAGCGTGATGTTGTATAGGCAAAAACGCCGTTTAACGAGCGGACTGGGAAAAGCAAAAGCCGAGCATCGGTAAATGTGGCTGCTCCAGCATGGGCATCGTTTTCTTCTTTTTTGCTACTAAAATCTGGGCCGAATGTCCATTTGATTTTATCTCCCTCATTTGCTTTGTTAACCTCAAACCATTCCCTCACCACGCCTTTTACACCCGACGCCTGACAGACAGGATAATCAGTATATTTCTCTCGCTGTATCGGCAGGTCAATCACTACAAGGCTTGTACCGCTGCCGCAGTGAAGGGATGTTTCTGTATAGATAAACATTACTTTTGCTTTCTTAAACATTATCAGTATCCTCCTATCAAGGTTATTCCAAAGCCTTCCTGAGCCTTCTCATCGCTTATTGATTTAAGCCACATCCCGTTGAAAAGCTCATCCAAGCTGCCGCTTTTGAGTTCAAGGTAATACACACTGCCTGCCGGAACTGCCTTTTTCATATCTTTTGGCCTGCCCTTCACAAGGTCAAAGCCGCCGATGCCAATGGGCTTCCCAATACATGCAGTGATGAGCTTTATCTCTATGCCGTTCAGAGAACCTTCCATTGTTTTATTGTCTATGCCACATGGGAGCCATCCGTTTGTAAATATCGCAGGGGTTGTGAGGACTATCTTGAACCTGCCTGTCTCAGACACCTTTTTCTTGATGGTTTCAACAGGGATGTTATTCCATGCTGCCTTTGAGTAAAATGCTGTGCGGTTGTCACCTCCGAGTCTCAACATGCCGGATTCAGGAGGCAACAACTGTGTCCCTTCAACCTCAACAGAAAATCCTACATCTTTATTCAGCCTGAAATATTCAACACTATAAAGTCCACCTTCCTCAACACTCCGTTTTGGCCTGTTCTTGCGGATACCGGTTCTTTCTTCAGTTTCATATAATTCTTTGTTCGCTGTCCATTTATCAGGTGTTTTTCCGGAAAGATATTCAGCCATCATTAAATTGGACATAAAGCCTGTAACAGATTCAAGTGCTTTTTCAGACGGATACCATAGATGCTGCAAACCCGTAGGCAGGTCAGTCATGATGTGACCTTGCAGTTTGTCATCAGGATTCAGAACATGCAGATCGTTGTTCTCTTCCCCTTTCTCCTTTGCGACATCCTTTGGCATTGGGAAATATTGCACAACACCATTTCCTTCTTTCTTTGCAACGACAAACTGCCTTATCGCCAAATTACCGATTGATGTACTGGTGCCAATTTCATTTTTAACCTGTTCGGGAATTGTGTCATTCCCCAAAGCGAATTTGTTGTATTCCGGCCATGAAGTACTTAGAATATGAGAACGTAAAGCCCCATAAACCGTTGAAGGCGGAGGGGGAAACGTCCCACGCGCAAAGTAATCATCACCACCTGAGAAGGGCCTACCATCCCTGAACATCAGGATGTCATTAGGCTCTATGAACAATCTCATCTGTTCCCCTCCCTTCCGAGGAATGCTGCAACCGACAGGAACTTACCGAGGTCGTCAATTGACAATCCACCGGAATGAAGTTGCATAAGCCCGTCAATCAAATCTTCCACTTTATCGTGATTGTTGCCTTTTGTCTGTCTTTTTGCTATACGCTGGAGTTCAAGCCCGATAGCCTCTTCCGGCAATCTATTTTTTTTGCCGTTAGAGTCTTCATACTCAAGCCCTTTTGTCTCTGTCCTGAATGTATAAACGAACTTCGGTGAAATGTTATCATTATGAAAAGCATCTGCCCATTCTATTAGCCATGGAATACTTTCATGAAAATCCTCGTAATACCATTTTGCCTTAATATATTCTGTCCCTCCGGCACGCTTGGCAAGGGCAATACAGAAGGCATTTTTGTCTTTCAGTTTCTTTGCATGTTTTTCACAACCCCGCACTTCTTCCAGAACCTTGGAAAGATTGCTTGAGTGGTGAGCAATGACTATCCCCATGCTTGCAGTAGCCTTTGTTCCCATAGAAGACATAAAACCATTAATGTGCCTTTCGTGCTTGTCAACGTTAAGAGGATAGCCTTTATCATCAACTGGAATAAAACCGGAACCATTCTTAAAGTCTATGGTCACTTTATTAGTTTCAGTATCTGACTTGAGGCTGCCTGAAAAATATGCCCTTAATTTTCTCATAACTTCAGGTAAGTCTCTTAGATTTACAAAGGCAAGTACATCATCTCCCCCTGCATAAACAAGCTTTCCAAGATGGCCTTTCTCAACTATCTCCCTTGCCACCTTCAGCGAAAAGTCCCGTAACGCCTTGCTCATGGCAAGATGGAGCGATGGGTTAAGGGGTCTCTCCATTTTTTTCAATTCATCCCATCTTGTATCAAGAGAATTTCTAACTGAAGGGTGTAATATATTTTCAATCGTTGGGGCTATTTCGCCTGCCAGCCACTTGCCCATATTATCTCCATCCATGAGGAGAACAGCATAGTATGTAGATGGGCTGCCTATTTGTTTGTCTTTATCTTTACCTTTATCAAACTCTTTGATTGCAGCAAACAGGTCTTGCTGCTTTTTCCTGGCATTATCTATAAGCCTATTAAAGGTATATTCATCGTCTTGAAATCTCTTTTTATTTTCTTCCAACAATGCCTTTTTATCGTCAAATGCCTCTTTATAAAGCCAATCTCCTTCAATCCTTGCAAAGTCTCTACATATCTCATCCCTGCAGGCACGAATAACCATCGGCATCGGTATCCCTGACCAGCGGTCAGCAACAAGTTCCTGAACCCCTTTAACAAACTGGTCAACTTTTACTGCAAGATTGTTATAGCTGATATTTTCAATCACTCTCAGTTTAAAAGCCGATGTAGCAACCATGCTGACTGATGGAAAGTTATCAACTATGTCAAACTTTAAAATGTCTTTAAAGTAATATTTTGACGATAGCCTCTTTGTGACGCACACTCCACATAACCTCTCAGATTTTCTTATCTGTGGGAACACTGGCATAACAGTATCCTGCCAAAAGCCTTTTAATGCGCCGAATTCGTTAAGACAACTTTTGTCCTTATATATTCCGGGATGCACAGGTTCTCTCACCCCGCACAGTGTGCATTTGTAGTTTGGCTCTGATTGCTGTTTAAAGTCCCTTACTGCCTTCCTGCTGCCGAGCGCCTTTTCGGTCAAACTGTAAATCTGCCCGTAAACTGTTCCAATATTTGTGGCAAAGCCCTTTTCATATTCTTTAAACAATTTGTCAAATTTCCAATCAGGTTTAATATCCAATAATGATTTATAAGTGCTTAGGAACTCCGTGTAATTATCCACTGCCGTAGCCGCCCAATAAGTTTCAATAAAATCTTCTGTCTGCCTATGCCAGATAGCATCCCATTCACCAGAAGATATTTCGAGTTCCTCAGCCATCTTGTCATTTACAGCATTGCAGACTGAGCGGAAGGTCTCTTTGACTGCTTCCTTCGCTTTATTGGCAATGTCTGCAACAGAGCTTTCAGGAACGATCGCTAAAAATCGGTTTGGAAGGGTCGGTGAAGAAAGCTCCTCTCTGCCGATATCCCCTTCAAATTCAAGCCCCTTTTCTCTTAGCCACAGATCTGCCACCGGTTGGCGACAAAGGTCAGGGAATATCATACTGTCAGGGCCAAATTTCTCAGACACAACCTTCATAGCACTCCATGACAAATAGGATAGAAGATAGCTGCCTGCCCACAAGTCCTGCGTCTTTCGTGCAGCAGCAATAAACTCCTGCACCGGCCCTATAGCAAAAAGTAGAAACGCTGGTTTCGGCAGTGCACCGGCAATAGCAGATGTTATCCGTTTATGCTCCCAGATTGAGTGGTCAGGTATCCTCGTATCAGCAGGTAGCAGTTCCCACAACTGACCTAACCGTGACTGTTTTTCAGGTTTTTTTATCAGGAGGTCAAGCAGTTCTCTCCATAAGGCAAGATAGAGCTTTTCCATATCATTTTCATATTTGTCTGACAGATAAACAAAACTTCTATCAACGGCCGCAGTAATTTCTCCTATTTCAACTTGTGCAAGACTCTTGAGGTCAAAGCCCTTACCTGACAGAGGGTGGATAATCACAGGATTTTTGCGAAAATCAGAGATGAATCCTTCGTCTTTCGGCAGGTTGATACGGTCAGCAGCAGATGCAATATGGTCAGCGGTCCTTACTTCTTCAGGGATTTTCGCATCGCCTTTCCCCATGATTTCAGCCATTAAATCTTTAG
It encodes the following:
- the cmr5 gene encoding type III-B CRISPR module-associated protein Cmr5, encoding MMIVSKEQERAKMAWELANDVPNNLIDDYASLVKSAPVMILTNGLGQALAFIISKSKSKEYSLLYDHLNKWLAGNVVWTQNEDISNDLIERVIHEKSQGYRMATEEALAFLAWVKRFATALAKGGD
- the cmr4 gene encoding type III-B CRISPR module RAMP protein Cmr4 encodes the protein MFKKAKVMFIYTETSLHCGSGTSLVVIDLPIQREKYTDYPVCQASGVKGVVREWFEVNKANEGDKIKWTFGPDFSSKKEENDAHAGAATFTDARLLLFPVRSLNGVFAYTTSRFALSRLKRDLEMAGVKVEWTVPAESGDDKIFGVQSSKIKDSNDKVVLEEYTFDFHIDDSVKKIAEWIASKAIPPGDEYQFWRDKVKTDLLILPEDAFRDFVKLSTEVQARIQIDNETKTVKSGALFYEEALSSDSLLYSVVMAHDPACNSDKRPEGLKNDNEVMAFISAIDTKRLQFGGDATIGKGIVNVNLLNGVA
- the cmr3 gene encoding type III-B CRISPR module-associated protein Cmr3, producing MRLFIEPNDILMFRDGRPFSGGDDYFARGTFPPPPSTVYGALRSHILSTSWPEYNKFALGNDTIPEQVKNEIGTSTSIGNLAIRQFVVAKKEGNGVVQYFPMPKDVAKEKGEENNDLHVLNPDDKLQGHIMTDLPTGLQHLWYPSEKALESVTGFMSNLMMAEYLSGKTPDKWTANKELYETEERTGIRKNRPKRSVEEGGLYSVEYFRLNKDVGFSVEVEGTQLLPPESGMLRLGGDNRTAFYSKAAWNNIPVETIKKKVSETGRFKIVLTTPAIFTNGWLPCGIDNKTMEGSLNGIEIKLITACIGKPIGIGGFDLVKGRPKDMKKAVPAGSVYYLELKSGSLDELFNGMWLKSISDEKAQEGFGITLIGGY
- the cas10 gene encoding type III-B CRISPR-associated protein Cas10/Cmr2 translates to MDNQLLIKKIQAILHDPPEKPIILGRIGHEGRAKDLMAEIMGKGDAKIPEEVRTADHIASAADRINLPKDEGFISDFRKNPVIIHPLSGKGFDLKSLAQVEIGEITAAVDRSFVYLSDKYENDMEKLYLALWRELLDLLIKKPEKQSRLGQLWELLPADTRIPDHSIWEHKRITSAIAGALPKPAFLLFAIGPVQEFIAAARKTQDLWAGSYLLSYLSWSAMKVVSEKFGPDSMIFPDLCRQPVADLWLREKGLEFEGDIGREELSSPTLPNRFLAIVPESSVADIANKAKEAVKETFRSVCNAVNDKMAEELEISSGEWDAIWHRQTEDFIETYWAATAVDNYTEFLSTYKSLLDIKPDWKFDKLFKEYEKGFATNIGTVYGQIYSLTEKALGSRKAVRDFKQQSEPNYKCTLCGVREPVHPGIYKDKSCLNEFGALKGFWQDTVMPVFPQIRKSERLCGVCVTKRLSSKYYFKDILKFDIVDNFPSVSMVATSAFKLRVIENISYNNLAVKVDQFVKGVQELVADRWSGIPMPMVIRACRDEICRDFARIEGDWLYKEAFDDKKALLEENKKRFQDDEYTFNRLIDNARKKQQDLFAAIKEFDKGKDKDKQIGSPSTYYAVLLMDGDNMGKWLAGEIAPTIENILHPSVRNSLDTRWDELKKMERPLNPSLHLAMSKALRDFSLKVAREIVEKGHLGKLVYAGGDDVLAFVNLRDLPEVMRKLRAYFSGSLKSDTETNKVTIDFKNGSGFIPVDDKGYPLNVDKHERHINGFMSSMGTKATASMGIVIAHHSSNLSKVLEEVRGCEKHAKKLKDKNAFCIALAKRAGGTEYIKAKWYYEDFHESIPWLIEWADAFHNDNISPKFVYTFRTETKGLEYEDSNGKKNRLPEEAIGLELQRIAKRQTKGNNHDKVEDLIDGLMQLHSGGLSIDDLGKFLSVAAFLGREGNR